The window CTCGACATCACCGATTTTCTGCGCAATTTGCTGCAGGGTGTTCTTGTAAGTGCTGTACTGAACTTGGAGGTCTGGCAGGAGTTGAGTCAGTTGCCATTCTTAGCTTATGGTAGATTCAAGGCCTGAACTTGCCTTGTTGCCTCTTGGCTGGAGCTGCTTGTGTCGCCATGATGAAGTCGGGATCTGAATATCACAGCTTCGGAGCCAAAGTTTTGATATTGGATGCGGTTGAGAAGTCGAGACAGGTGATTGGGAGATCAACTGCCCTATGAGATCCATGCAATTGATCCTGGAGCCTGGGGCCGCTTGAACTCCAAGGCAGATCCACTGACAAATGGCCCGAGCTTTCAAACCTTGAATTGATTTAGAAAGACATCCAGAAATCGACGCTGGCTTCTCAACTACATCGTACAAGCACACTTCATTGGCGCAAACGAAGGACTATTACAGCACAAACAACATTCACAAtgcatcctcttctccatACCAAAGACAACGTCGGTAGGTTCTCCTGATCTAGCGTCATTTTCCATCTTGGCTGAAACGTCTTTCCCTCGCAGCGTGCAAAGACTTGATGATCGCACTCGAACAATGCCATATGCGGGGCTTCCTTTGGAAATCCATGGGCATGTGCAATGatgccaaggaggagctcTCTGCCTGCCTGAGGGCAGAACGGTGGAAGACTCAGAGCTTCAACCGAAGTGGTGTTGCCGACAAAAAGGACAAGATTCGGCAAGCCTGGAAGGACGTCGACGAAAACTCATAAACTCTACAGCAAATCGACCCTCGAACCGAATGGCAATCACAGGCTCCCGACCGTCGATTTGAGAACAAGAACTGCGGCACCCACCAGCCCCAGCTCCGGAGGGAACACATCGCATCACAAGCGTTAGAGATACGGACCATTGTGCGATACGAACAACACTTGCGGTCTGTATAACATGGCTATAGAAGGACACTCTCCACACAAGAAATTGGGTTGTACATAAGGTTATTCTTGTTATTTTTGGCACGCCTTTCCGACTACCCCTTTTCAACCCCCTTTTTACAAAGTGTGACGGAACGCGTCACCGAAAGTAATCAAGCCGTATGTCGCAAAGAGCGACAACATGACGGGAACGGGCTTCCGGAGTCTGATCGCACGAGGAATCGAAgcgccgccgaggacgacggaAGCTAGGAGAGCGagctccaagcccaagggcTGGCCGTTCTGGAGGCGGTAACCACCAAGACCATCTGGGCATTACGGCGTCAGCAACCGGCTGCCTTGCCAGGCTGAAGAAACAATCAACTTACACAAAAGACCGACAGCAGTGCCCGCGGCAACGCTAGGGACAGATTTCGTCTTGACGTATCCGATGGTGCCGCCGACAGCTGTCAAAGCCGAGAGAACGTAGGCGGGAAACTCGAGACCCTACCGACCCAGTCAACAAATGCGCAAGGCGGCAGATTATTCCACACTATCTCCGTACCATCTTTTGTGAGTTTTGGATGATGTATTTGTTGTGACTGGTGCTGTGTCGTTTGTTTTATGTGTCGCTATTCAGAAGGCTTCGGAACTCTTGGGAAGTCCGCCGCATCCATGGAAGCTGTCCAGAGTTGACGGAACGAGCCGAGGGCAGAGAGGTGGGGCGCTCCAAGCTTCCATTTCGTCATGCTGAAAGGGACTTGTTTTCCGCTTGGGTTTACGTTACAGCCGAGGTAACCCTTAACAATTATTGAAATCTCGAAACCAAGAACAGTGCTTTACTCTGCTCTGCGATCAATTCTGAAGTTCGAACATCAAGATTAATTCCCCTCTGTCTACTCTTCTTTTTGAGTTATTCTATATCAGACCGACATATAGCCCGTCAGTTTCCCAAAACGGAAGAGGGTGCGAACAAGACATCTACAAATTACCCCACAAAGACAGAAATCTTTTTCCGAACCACCATCGGCTAAACTTGAATACTACTTCCGGATACAAACTCCAACAAATCATCCCAATAGGTCCGCTGGCGTAATGGCAGCGCGTCTGACTACGATTCCATCAGTTAATCaggaggttccaggttcGACCCCTGGGCGGATCGATTTTTGTGGTTTTTGATCTTCCACACCAAATCACTCTATGGACAGACTTATTCACCCTTGAATTTCATTTTGCCAGTCGAGAACACAGCTTGGACTACTACGCTGGTGGATGAATTGTACCTCACATGTTTCAGAGAAGAAAAGTAaaaatggtggtggtagtagtAAAGTAGAATAGCTAACTGCCTAAAATCATCTCGCTCGTTATATTCTTAATTGTTTCTCGTTTCTTGCCTGTTGTCGTCATCAACATTTCTTTCCTCCCTAGCTATAtatcatcccctccctc is drawn from Podospora pseudocomata strain CBS 415.72m chromosome 1 map unlocalized CBS415.72m_1, whole genome shotgun sequence and contains these coding sequences:
- a CDS encoding uncharacterized protein (EggNog:ENOG503P79I; COG:S), producing MGLEFPAYVLSALTAVGGTIGYVKTKSVPSVAAGTAVGLLYGLGGYRLQNGQPLGLELALLASVVLGGASIPRAIRLRKPVPVMLSLFATYGLITFGDAFRHTL
- a CDS encoding uncharacterized protein (COG:H; EggNog:ENOG503P7GR), whose protein sequence is MHPLLHTKDNVACKDLMIALEQCHMRGFLWKSMGMCNDAKEELSACLRAERWKTQSFNRSGVADKKDKIRQAWKDVDENS